The Streptomyces asoensis DNA window CTCGCCGAGCAGGTCCCGCAGGACCGCGCGGTGCACGTCCGCGCTCCACGGCAACCCGGCCCGGTTCATCTCGGCGGCCACCAGCATGCCCGCCGACTCGGCCGCCGTCAGCAGCCGCATCCGCTCCGGGTGTTCGGTCCGCTCGTGGCGCAGCTGCTGGTCGGCGTAGACGGCGAGGAGGTCTTCGAGGGGCAGCCGGACCGCGGTCTCCTGCGCCTCGAACAGCGACGACTGCGCACCGGGGGCGGCGGAGCGCTGCGGCGGGTCCGCCGGTACCGGGCCGCCGCGCAGCCTGGCCAGCGCGGCGGCCGCCGAGCGGGGCTCGCCGGACCGCCCCTCGTGACCCAGCAGGAGGGTCTCGGCGTCCTCGACGTCGTAGCACCGCTCCACTCGCACCCCCGTGGCGAGCAGGCGCGGATACACCTCGGCCGTGGAACGCCAGACCCAGCGGGTGACGTCGGGCCGCTCGCGCACGGCCCGCGCCAGGTCCGCCTCCCGCAGCACCGGCCCCGCGGGCAGACCGCCCGGACCGAGGGGGGCGAGCTCCACGCCGCCGTCCTCGGCCGGAGCGAGCGCCCACCGATCGGCCATGCTGCGAGTGTGGCAGGAGGGTCTGACAACAGCCCGCCGTCGGCAGGCAGGGCCCCGGCTGCCGCCTCCGGCGCCTGCTCCCGGTCCCGCGCCTGCTCCCGGTCCCGCGCCTGCTCCCGGTCCTGTGCCTGCTCCCAGTCCCGCGCCTACTCCCGCCCCGGTGCTTCCTCCTGGCCGGGGGCCTGTTCCTGTCCCAGCTGGTTCGCGATCACGGCCAGGGCCTTCGCCACGTACCGCTCGGTGCCGGGCTTGTCGATGCCGAGGCCGCTGAGGACGCCCTCGCCGTTCTCGAACTCCAGCAGCGCCAGCAGGATGTGCTCCGTGCCGATGTAGTTGTGGCCGAGGCGGAGCGCCTCGCGGAAGGTGAGCTCCAGGATCTTCTTCGCGTCCGTGCCGTACGGGACGAGCTCCGGCGCGTCCTCGACGGCCGGGGGGAGTACCGCGGTCGCGGCCTCGCGGACCGCTTCGAGGGAGACGCCCTGGTCCGCGATGGCCTTCGCGGCGAGGGCCTCCGGCTCGGCGAGGAGCCCGAGGACCAGGTGCGCGGGCAGGCCCTCGGCGTTGCCCGCGGCCTTGGACGCGCTGTGGGCGGCCATGACGACGCTGCGCGCGCGGGGGGTGTAGCGGCTGAAGCCCTGACTGGCGTCGAGGTCGGCGGACTCCTTCGGCACGAACCGCTTCTGGGCGGCCTGCCGGGTGACGCCCATGCTCCGGCCGATGTCGGTCCAGGAGGCGCCGGATCGACGGGCCTGGTCGACGAAGTGGCCGATGAGGTGGTCCGCCACGTCACCCAGGTGGTCGGCGGCGATGACGGCGTCCTGGAGCTGGTCCAGCGGCTCGTGGTGGACCTTCTTGATGGCGTCGATGAGGTCGTCGAGACGGACGGACGCGGTGGTCCCCGGTCGTGGATTCGTCATGTGTCAACCCTAGGTTGACAGTAAGAGGGTGTCAACCCGAGGTTGTCAGTCCGCCGGACCTCGGCATCCCGCCCCGTGACACGATCGAGCGGTGAGCAGCACCGACCACGGCACCGGCCCAGGCACCGGCCACGGCCACAGCACCCCCGGCGACGGCCCCGCCGGTACCGTCGAGCGCGCCTTGCGGGCCGCGCTCTACGACGCCGCCGACAGCGCACTCGACACCGGCGCGTCACTCCTCGCCGCGGACCCGGCCGCCGACGCCGAACTGGCCCGGCGCGGAGCGGAGTTCGTGGCCGCTGCCTGGCGGCGCGGCTGGCAGCCCGCCGACCTCGTACGGTGGGTGCGGCGCGAACTGGACGACGTCCACGTGGGCCTCGTGACGGCGCTGATCACCGCCCAGGCGCGCGACGACCGGGCACGCGGCCGGCGCTGGGCGGCCCAGCTCGCGGAGCTGGCCGGCGACAGCGGGGACCGGCCCGCCGGCGACCGCTTCTCGCAGGCCACCGCCCTGCTCGAGCTCTACCGGCTGCTGCTGCGGCTGCCGGCCCTCGAACCCCTGCGGGAGGAGGAGCCGCACCGCGAGGCCCGGCCGGGCGCCCACTCCCGCATGCTCACCCGCATCCGCGCGCTGCTCGCCAAGGCCGAGGCGACCGGGTTCCCGCAGGAGGCGGAGGCCCTGACCGCGAAGGCCCAGGAACTGATGGCCCGGCACAGCCTCGACGAGGCGCTGCTCGACGCCCAGGGGCCCGACCCGGACGCGCCCGGTGCCTGCCGGATCGGCGTCGAGCCGCCGTACGAGCAGGCCAAGGCGGTCCTTCTGGACGCCGTCGCCGGCGCCAACCACTGCCGGGCGGTGTGGAACGAGACCTTCGCCTTCTCCACCGTCGTCGGCTTCGAGGCGGACCTGGAGGCGGTGGAACTGCTCTACACGTCGCTGCTGGTGCAGGCGCAGTCCGCCATGGCGAAGGCCGAGGCGGCCCAGCGGGCCGGCGGCCGCCGACGGACCAAGACCTTCCGGCAGTCCTTCCTCGCCGCCTACGCCCACCGCATCGGCACCCGGCTCGGTGAGGTCACCGCCGCCGCCGAGACCGAGGCGACCGACGCCCTGCTGCCGGTGCTCGCCTCCCGCGAGGTCGCGGTCACCGCCGCCACGGACCGGATGTTCCCGCAGACGGTCTCCACCCGGCTGCGCGGGGTCACCGACGAGGCGGGCTGGACCGAGGGCGCCGAAGCGGCCGACCGGGCCCGGATGCGGTCCCGGCCCCCGCTGCCGTGACGCTCCCGCCCGCCGGGTCTTCCGTCCCGGCGGGGGCATCCCCGCCCGCCGGGTCCTCCCGGTCCGGCGGGGGGCTTGCGCGCAAAGACGGCGCGGCTCCCGCGCGCGGGACGTCCCGGGCGGTCCGGCCGTGGGGCGGGCGTCCGGTGGATCAGTCGCCCGCCGACTGGAACGCGCTGACCGTCGCGTCCGGCACCTTCTCGCTCTTGAGGCTGACATCGCCGTACGACCAGGGGAAGCTCTGGTCGGCGGAAGCGCCCGGCAGGCCGAACTTCACCGTCTTGACGGCGAGGCCCTTGTCACCGCCTTCCGCGGCCCGCACGTAGGTGATCGTGAAGGTGGCGGTGCCCTGCGCGGCGAGCGTCAGCTTCTGCGCCTCGGCGGCCTCGTCCTCGGCCACCTTCGCGGAGGTGCCGTCGGCGGCCAGCTCGACGGTGGGGAAACCGTCGAGGGTGCACTCCGCGCCCTTGTTGGTGAGCGTGACGGTGACGTTGCCGCTGTCGCCGGCGGAGGGCGCGGCGTTGGCGGCGACCTCCTGGCCGAGGTCGGCGGCGGCACAGGGGCCGCCCGCGGAGGCGGTGGTGCCGGCGCCCTTGCTCTCGTCGCCGGAGCCGCTGTCGTCCCCGCCGCCGCAGGCGGTGAGGAGCAGGGCCGCGGCGAGAGCGGTGACGGTGAGGGGAACAGCGCGCATGAATGATCCCTAGGGTTTCGTGACGGTGCTCGAAGGATCATCACGCACGCGCGCGTGCACCCGTCGCGCGCCCCCGCCCTCGTGACCGCCCCGTGGTGCCCGGAACCCCCGTCGGGGGACTATCCCAGGCCGGCCGTCGGCAGGCCCGACGGCCACTGGCCGCCCTCCGCCTTGGCGAACTCCTCCTTGCCGACCGCGCCCGACCACGTGACCTCGAGGGACTTCGCGTCGACGGAGCCGACCATGCCCGTCGTCCGGTCACCCTTCCCGCTGGTGCACTTGAGGTGGATCATCTGCATGCCCGCCTCCTCGCCCGCGGTGCCGCTGCACACGGCTCCGCCGGTCACGAAGAGGGCGGCCTGCTTCCCGGTGATGATCAGGGCGACGGCCTTGCCGTCCGTCGTGGCGAGCCAACTGCCCTCCAGCTCACCGGAGGCGGAGACGGAGGACGAGGCGGACTCCGTCGCCCCGCCCGCGGCGCCGCCGTCCGCGGTCGCCGTCGTCGACGGCGCGGAGGCGCCGTCGTCGGACCCTCCGCCGTCGCTGCACGCGGTCAGGACGAGCACGCCCGCCAGCGTGGCGGCCACGGCGGCGGCCGTGGACCGCACCGGCCGACGGGACGCGCCCCGCGAGAAGTTCGCCGAAGTCACTGCAAGCTCCCAAGCTGTAGCCGGACGGTCCGGTGGACCGGACGGACCATGAGGACCGTGCGCACCGTAAGGACCGCAGCAAGCTACCAGCAAGCCCGGGCAGAGCCCTGGGGACCGCCTGTGATCTCCCCGCGGCCGACGACCCGCCCGCCGGGAGCGGGCGGGAGGAGGGGGGGAGGGGCGACCGCGGCTTCACCGGAAGCGGCGCCGGGTGGCCGTTGTCCCCCCGGCCCGGGCGCGGGCGGCGGGCGACCGTCGCCCCCGGGGGCCGGGGCGCGCCCCGCCCCGGCCCCGCCCCCGCCCCGGATCCGGCGCAAGGCCTACCAGGAGGACTTCCGCACCCCCGGCAGGTGCCCGGCGTGGGCCTGTTCCCGCAGGCTCACCCGGGACAGCCCGAACGTCCGGAAATACCCGCGCGGCCGCCCGTCCACCTGGTCCCGGTTGCGCACGCGCGTGGCGCTCGCATCCCGCGGCTGACCGCTCAATTCGCGCCGCGCCGCTTCCCGTTCGGCCGCGGTCGACGACGGGCGCCGGATGATCTCCTTCAGCTCGGCCCGCCGTGCCGCGTACCGGGCGACGACCTCCCGCCGCCGGTCGTTCTTCGCGATCTTGCTCTTCTTCGCCATCAGACCCGCACCCCCCGCGCGCGGATGCGCGTCACGGCCGCCTCGACGCCGATCGCGTCGACGGTCCTGATCCCCTTGGTGCTCAGCCGCAGCCGTACGTGGCGGTTCTCGCTCGGCAGCCAGTAGCGCCGGGACTGGATGTTCGGGTCGAAGCGGCGCGAAGTGCGCCGGTGGGAACGGGAGATGCGGTTGCCGAAGCCCGGCTGGGCGCCGGTCAGCATGCAGTGCGCGGACACGGGTGACGTACCTCTCCTCGGTCGGTGCCAGGATCGATGATGCTAATGGAATTCATTTTCAGTAAGGTATCAGCATGGCACGCAACGAACTCCGCCCGGTCATCAAGCTCCGGTCCACGGTGGGGACGGGCTACACCTACGTGACCCGCAAGAACCGCCGCAACGACCCCGATCGCCTGACCCTGCGCAAGTACGACCCCGTCGTCGGCCGTCACGTCGACTTCCGAGAGGAGCGCTGAGACACCGTCATGCGCAAGGACATCCACCCGGCCTACGGTCCCGTCGTCTTCCGCGACCGTGCCGCGAACCACGCCTTCCTCACCCGCTCGACGCTGTCCGCCACGGCGGGCGGCAGGACCGTCGAGTGGGAGGACGGCAACACCTACCCCGTCGTCGACGTCGAGACGTCCGACGTCAGTCACCCCTTCTACACGGGCACCGCCCGCGTCCTGGACACCGCGGGCCGGGTCGAGCGCTTCGAGCGCCGCTACGGGAAGCGGGGCGGGGAGTGACTCTGCCGGTCGTGATCGTCGGCGGGCTGCACGCCGACGCCCGCCGCGCGACGGTCGCGCGTCTGCTCGCCGACGTCCCCGGCAGCGTCGTCCTCCACCACGACCTGTCGACGGCCGCGGCGGGCACGGTGGTCCGTACGGTCGCCGACGCCGGCGGGATCCTCTCCGCCGGCGAGGCGCCCCTGGTCGACGACTGTGCCTGCTGCGCCCTGCGCGAGGATCTCGTCCCCGAGCTGCGCCGCCTCGCCGACGACGGCACGACGCGCCTCGCGGTCGTCGAGCTGTGGGACTCCGTCGAGCCGAAGGCGATGGCCGAGGTCGTCGTGGCCGGCGGGCTGACGGTCACCGGCGTCGTCACCGCCGTCGATCCCGCGCTGGTCCTGCCCTGCCTCGGCAACGGCGACGACCTCGCCGAGTGCGGTCTCGCCGCGGCCGCCACCGACGCGCGCACCGTCGCCGACACCTTCGCCCGCAACTGGAGTACGCGCCCGTGCTGGCCGTCGTCGACTCGGACGAGGCCGACGAGCAGGACCGTGAACTGCTGGCGCAACTGCATCCCACAGCCCACCGGGTCCGGATCACGCCCGTCGGCCACCCGCCGTCCGCCACCGGTCACGGGAAGGCCGGGGCGGCGACCGGGGAGGCGGCCGGGGAGGCGGCCGGGGCCGGGCGGGCGGGCGATCCGGGACGGCCCGGCGCTCACCCGGGCGGGCCGGACGACCGTGCGGATGCACGATCGCCGCTGGTCCGGGCGGTGCTCGCCGGATTCGACGCGGGGTCGGCCGCGGCCGCTCAGCACCCGGCCTGCGCCCGGCTGCCCGCGCAGGCGGACGCGCACGGGGTGAGCACCTTCGTCTGGCGCCGGCGCCGGCCGTTCCATCCGGAGCGGCTGTACGCGGCGCTCGAGGACCTGACCTGCGCCGCCGCTCGCAGCCGGGGGCGGTTCTGGCTCGCTGACAAACCCGACGTCCTGCTCCACTGGGACGCGGCCGGGGGAGCCCTGTGCGTGGAGTCGGCGGGACCGTGGCTCGCGTCCCTGCCCGACGCGGCCTGGGACCTGCTGCCCGCGGTGCGCCGCGCCGCCGCCGCGCTGGACTGGCATCCCGAGCACGGCGACCGCTGCCAGCACCTCGTCTTCACGTCCCCGGGGCTCGACCACGACGGCCTGGCGCGCCTTCTGGAGTCCTGTCTGCTCACCGACGCCGAGTACGCCGCGGGCCGCGCCGCCTGGAAACGGCTGCCGCCCGCCTTCGACACCCTCCTGGAGGTCTGATCCATGCCCCGTAAGACCGAGCGCAGGCCTGCCGCGGCCCGCCCCGACCCCCTCGACCGCGCCGGGATCACGTACATCGACTACAAGGACACCGACCTGCTCCGGCGGTTCCTCTCCGACCGGGGCAAGATCCGCAGCCGCCGGGTCACCCGCGTCTCCGCCCGGCAGCAACGCCTCCTGGCCCGGGCGGTCAAGAACGCCCGGGAAATGGCCCTCCTCCCGACGGCCCCCACCCCCCGCTGACCTGGGGTGGGGGGCACGCCCCCGCCCCGGGCCCGATCGTGCCTGTCCTGTACGCGCCCCTGCGTCCACCCGTGCGCCGCTCCCGCGCCACATCGGCCGTACTGTGTCACCCCGCGTGCGCAGTACGGCCGCACCTGCATCCGCATCAGTGAACATGGCCCGTACGTCTACGACCCCTGGACCGGTGGCCCGTCCCGTGATCCGACAGCGGGACGACACGCTCCTCCCGCGCACGAGGAACGCCGACCGCGGGGGAGCGGACCCGGACGGACATGCACCGACGGTTCCGGGGTAGGCGCCGTGAGGACGGAGGCGGACTCGGCCGCCTCGTCGACGGGTTCCCCGGCCCCCGCCCGCCGGGCGCGCAGTCGATTCCGCGGACGCCGTCCGCCGCGTCGAGCGGACGACGGGCCTCCGCCGGAACCCCGCCTACCGGCACGGCGCGTACGGCGCGGACGACCTCCCCGCGACCGGTCCGGTCGGAAGTCCGATGGCGACCGGACGGAACAGGAAGGCCGTGCCGCGCGTCTGTTCCTAATGCACCGTTGGTTCGATCCGGACGACTTTCCCGCGCACCCCGCCGTCGACAGGCGGGCCGCACGCCGGGGCAGGTCACCGGGTAAAGCGGGCGTCAAAGCTGTAACCGCTCAGGCACCCCGCGTGCACGTGCATCTGCTCATGCGGCTGCATGTGAACGGGGTTATGATCCGGGACAGTTGACCACGGCACCAATGGCCACACGAGCCAGTGCACCACCAGGGAGCGACCTGTGGACCACCACGTTGACGGGGGGCACGACGTGTACAACGGCATGACGGCCACACAGCTGTACGGGGTTGCCTGGCAGAAGAGCCGGCACAGCAACTCGCAGGGTTCCTGCGTGGAGTTCGCGCGGCTGCCGGGCGGTGACGTGGCGGTGCGCAACTCGCGCTTCCCGGACGGTCCGGCGCTCGTCTACACCCGCGCGGAGATCGAGGCGATGCTGCTCGGCATCAAGGACGGCGAGTTCGACCACCTGATCGCGAGCTGACGCACCGGCGCACGCGGTCCCGGGTCCTCCCGGAGTCTCACCGCACCCCCACCGCTCTCTCGGAGACGACGGGGGAGAGCATTCCGCAACGCGCGTAGAACCGCGGCGTCAGAACACGCCGCGGTTCGTCACTCGGCAGGGGTGTGCAGCCGGAAGAGCGCCCACACGACCTTGCCGCCGAGGCTTCCGGACAGCGGGTGCCAGCCCCAGCTGTCGGCGAAGGAGTCGACGAGGAACAGGCCGCGGCCCGACTCCGCCGAGAAGTCCTCGCTCTCGCGCGGCAGCGGACTCTCCCGGCTGGGGTCGCGTACGGCGCACACGAGCCGTTCGGTCCAGCGCATCAGGTGCAGGCGCACGGGCGGATGCTGCCGGTCCGAGGGGTGCGGGACGTCGTCGGAGGACACCCCGTGTCTGAGCGCGTTGGTCACCAGCTCCGACACGACCAGACAGATGTCGTCGAAACGGTCGCCGACGTCCCACTGGCCGAGGGTTCTCCTGGTGAACTGCCGTGCCTCGCGCACCGCTTCGAAGCGGGCGGGCAGAGCGCACGAGGCGGCGTTGGACACGGCCGCGGGATCAAGCGGCGGAAGGCCCTGCCGTAACGGCTCGAGCATGGTCGATCCATTCGTCCCCATGCGAGGCACTCCCGGGATTCGCGGTCGTTGCGATGCAGCGGTGGCGCGAGACCATGGTTTCCGATGCGCACTGCGGATGCAAGGGCAGATGCACGTGCACGTGACCGAAATGGACCCGCCCGTACCGCTTCTTGGCCATTTTTTCCGCCAACTTCCCGCCCATCAAGGGCACTTCTCTTGCATTCTCCTCACTGTTCCCGCGCATCCCGCTGTACGTATCCTTTGACTTCTTTCCATCTCTGTAATCGGACGAGTACTGCTCGAAGTGTTTTAGTGGCAGACTGCGGCCCCTAAGACGGCTGGGGAGGCTGGCGAACGTGAGCGCGGGAGAGCCCGGATCGGTGGTGCGGCGGATGCTGCTCGGTTCGCAACTACGGCG harbors:
- a CDS encoding Clp protease N-terminal domain-containing protein, which gives rise to MTNPRPGTTASVRLDDLIDAIKKVHHEPLDQLQDAVIAADHLGDVADHLIGHFVDQARRSGASWTDIGRSMGVTRQAAQKRFVPKESADLDASQGFSRYTPRARSVVMAAHSASKAAGNAEGLPAHLVLGLLAEPEALAAKAIADQGVSLEAVREAATAVLPPAVEDAPELVPYGTDAKKILELTFREALRLGHNYIGTEHILLALLEFENGEGVLSGLGIDKPGTERYVAKALAVIANQLGQEQAPGQEEAPGRE
- a CDS encoding DUF2786 domain-containing protein yields the protein MSSTDHGTGPGTGHGHSTPGDGPAGTVERALRAALYDAADSALDTGASLLAADPAADAELARRGAEFVAAAWRRGWQPADLVRWVRRELDDVHVGLVTALITAQARDDRARGRRWAAQLAELAGDSGDRPAGDRFSQATALLELYRLLLRLPALEPLREEEPHREARPGAHSRMLTRIRALLAKAEATGFPQEAEALTAKAQELMARHSLDEALLDAQGPDPDAPGACRIGVEPPYEQAKAVLLDAVAGANHCRAVWNETFAFSTVVGFEADLEAVELLYTSLLVQAQSAMAKAEAAQRAGGRRRTKTFRQSFLAAYAHRIGTRLGEVTAAAETEATDALLPVLASREVAVTAATDRMFPQTVSTRLRGVTDEAGWTEGAEAADRARMRSRPPLP
- a CDS encoding DUF4232 domain-containing protein, whose protein sequence is MRAVPLTVTALAAALLLTACGGGDDSGSGDESKGAGTTASAGGPCAAADLGQEVAANAAPSAGDSGNVTVTLTNKGAECTLDGFPTVELAADGTSAKVAEDEAAEAQKLTLAAQGTATFTITYVRAAEGGDKGLAVKTVKFGLPGASADQSFPWSYGDVSLKSEKVPDATVSAFQSAGD
- the rpsN gene encoding 30S ribosomal protein S14, with the protein product MAKKSKIAKNDRRREVVARYAARRAELKEIIRRPSSTAAEREAARRELSGQPRDASATRVRNRDQVDGRPRGYFRTFGLSRVSLREQAHAGHLPGVRKSSW
- the rpmB gene encoding 50S ribosomal protein L28 — protein: MSAHCMLTGAQPGFGNRISRSHRRTSRRFDPNIQSRRYWLPSENRHVRLRLSTKGIRTVDAIGVEAAVTRIRARGVRV
- the rpmG gene encoding 50S ribosomal protein L33 — its product is MARNELRPVIKLRSTVGTGYTYVTRKNRRNDPDRLTLRKYDPVVGRHVDFREER
- a CDS encoding type B 50S ribosomal protein L31, with the protein product MRKDIHPAYGPVVFRDRAANHAFLTRSTLSATAGGRTVEWEDGNTYPVVDVETSDVSHPFYTGTARVLDTAGRVERFERRYGKRGGE
- the rpsR gene encoding 30S ribosomal protein S18 translates to MPRKTERRPAAARPDPLDRAGITYIDYKDTDLLRRFLSDRGKIRSRRVTRVSARQQRLLARAVKNAREMALLPTAPTPR
- a CDS encoding DUF397 domain-containing protein, which encodes MTATQLYGVAWQKSRHSNSQGSCVEFARLPGGDVAVRNSRFPDGPALVYTRAEIEAMLLGIKDGEFDHLIAS
- a CDS encoding ATP-binding protein; translated protein: MGTNGSTMLEPLRQGLPPLDPAAVSNAASCALPARFEAVREARQFTRRTLGQWDVGDRFDDICLVVSELVTNALRHGVSSDDVPHPSDRQHPPVRLHLMRWTERLVCAVRDPSRESPLPRESEDFSAESGRGLFLVDSFADSWGWHPLSGSLGGKVVWALFRLHTPAE